In Daphnia magna isolate NIES linkage group LG5, ASM2063170v1.1, whole genome shotgun sequence, the sequence tggcTTTTGTTTAGGCAGTTTTTGAGCACTCCAGATATGGTGTAAGCCCTAATTTACCGAGCAACTCAGGGGTTTGGGGGAAGGGTTAGTATTCAAAGTTATGTTACCTACACCTCTCAATTGTTGAAGATGCCACCTGTAGTGCTCTAGGCGTCTTTCTGTGATTGGATGTTGTTATGTACATCATgcgtcttcttttttgttctaaaAATCGATTTAACTGTACACGTTTTCATGCATAGTAGTTTCCAGTCTTTCGAATACCGTCGAGTGGTAATGTTGGACAACGTCTGCGTCTAGTGAGCATTAGTTGGATATCAACACGTGTTCCTCTTTTGTCAGGATTATTCAATTCATTTAAGGAATTCTCTCCGTCCCCCTCACTGGACTCGACAACcatttgaaatttcattttgttgatGGACTTAAGTTCTTTCTAGTGCTCGAAACGTTGACAGCCAACTGCATTTAGCTTTTTTGGTGCAATCTTTTGCAATTAACGAGTAGTGAAAATTTTGGTATAAGGTAAGATTGTGAATTGTGCTGTATCATTTGGTTTTCAATTTGTCATATCTCTGAGCGCTATAACCATGAGCGTCGAAGAAAATCTAGCTGATATTTTTAGCATCACACGTGCTGTTCATTATCACGTCATTCATACCTGGTGAGTAATAAACACGTTGTTGAGTGACTATGTCTTAAAtgtcaaatttcaaatgtttttagGCGAATAGAGAGTTACGAACAATATTTCTCTTCAGCGAAATGCCACTTGACGTCAATCCATTCCAGCGTCTTTGGCCACGAAGACGATCCTGGCACAAAGTGGACGCTTCAATTGTTTCCAAAAGGAGACAAAGAAGCTAGTACTAATGGCAATCCAGGATCTGAGACTCTTTCCTTCTTCATAAATCTGGACAAGTCCTCGGACGTGCTTGAACTCCCTGCTAAATATTCTGTCGCCATCATTGGTAATTTCTCAAGAACATTACAGTTATTTTTCTTAATCGTAAAAACTTACTCATTACTAAGGTGATGACAGGTGCGCTCAGAAAGTAACAGGGGATAATACCTTCAAACGGGGAAGTGGTTGGGGACGATCCAAATTCATGAAGATGGAGGATCTGCTTAAAGACAAAGACATTTTCTTAGTTAATGATGCCATGACCATTCGCTGCACTGTTCAGTACACCAAGCATGTGACGTGCCAGGAACGtcgaaaaaaacgaagaaacagTAGCAGCAGCGCTTCGACCGAGCCGTCCAAAATCCTCAACACAGACAACCTTCCTCCTGACAGTCCGGAATCATCTCAGCAAGTAGCACAATCGATTTCCTGGCACGATGTGACTTTCGTCATTTCTGGCTCTTATGTAAGAGCACACAAATGGATTGTGGCTGCTGGCAGTCCACTACTTGCCCAGCTGGTCGGTGGATGTGAGTCGGTAATAAAAGTAGAAGGTGTTGACCCTGATAGCTTCACCCAAATGATCCGCTTCATCTATACTGGCGATTGTGACATAGCTAACGGCGGTTACAAGTTGATGTCTGTCGCCAACAAGTATAAGCTTCAATCTCTGTTTATCAAATGTGAAGAACATTTTGTTTCAGTAAGTAGcgcaatagttttttttttatatatacagtactttgttgttgttttctaaCTGTACTCTTTTACACCTTAGATACTGGATAAGTCCAGTTGCTTTATGATGTATAGCCTTGCCGACATGTACTGCTCTCCGCGTTTGAAGAATGAAGCTCTGAAAGTGATTGAAAGTCTTGAATTTATCGGCGATAGTAACAAATTCTCCATGCGCGGAACAGTTGCTCTCGTGTAAAGGCAATACAACATGGCGAGtcactattttttttattattatttgcgATTGTGCACCACTCCAAGAACGGCCCTGGCGATTGATGTAAAACGCGCGTGAGAAGGTATCGTGATAGAAAGTTATTAATGAGTTATCGCTGTATGTCAACTGACAATACGTCAGCCAATTATATTACAAAATGTCACTAGCAGGAAATACCAGATCATTTTCAGGTGATACATGGTTGGTATTTTCATAGAATTATTTTAACTGGCACTAAGTTGGTTAACCTACTTtcagttcttcttctttttcttgctatCCGAGACGACGCCAGTAGACTCTCGATATTTATtgatgatttgattttggatgTCTGGTAAAGCCGGGGAATAGCGTGAATATTCCATAGAAAATTCCCCTTTTCCTTGTGTTGATGACCGTATTTCAGTGGAATAACCGAACATGTCGTTAAGAGGTACCTCGGCATAAACGGTAAACCACCCATCATTGCCCTCTGTCCCCGTGATTATGCCATGGCGTTTATTTAACTGTCCGATGACCGTTCCTTGAAATTCTTCTGGTGCTGTGATCTCTACGCTCATAATTGGTTCGAGGATGTGCCAGAAACCGTTTTCGTAAACCTGGAAAGACACACATGCGGTTAAGTTACAGTGAAATAACCCTTGAAAAACGAACAGCTGACCTCTCTGACAGCGCCTTGAGCAGCCAAAATGAATGAGATTTCATTGGAATCGACTATGTGATGCGCACCATCACGAATGATAAATCGCACCCCTGCAATCTTATGTCCAGAGAGCAAGCCTTTATCTGTCATCATTCGGAATCCTTTTTCAATTGCGGGAATAAATGGCTTTGGTACGTTCGTGCCCACCGTCTCGTCAACAAACTCCACCTATGAGATACCAAGCAAAGTTAGTATCTCTTACTTGTATTTCGTTATAACGGTGTACTTTGGTGTTTTCTGAAGCAGGCAGAGGTTCCATTACTCCAATGACGCGTCCAAATTGACCAGAACCACCCGACTGTTTTTTATGTAAGAAATCAAACTCACAAGGAGCAAGAAGCGTTTCTCTAAAGGAAACTTTAGGCTTGCCCATAACCACCGGACAATTATATTCGCGTTCCATACGTTGTGCATAAATTTCCAAGTGGAGTTCACCCATGCCCGATGCGACAGTTTCTTTGTTGTCCGTGTCGTAGGCAACCTTAAAAAGCATGGAATTTGAATTTAGAAATCAAAGTTCAAAGCCTGGCAAGGTTGTTTGCACGTTACATGATACGTTGGATCTTCTTTGGTGAATCGGCCGACAGCTTTAGAGAAGTTGTCCATATCTTTAGTGTGTGCCGGGCGAATTGCCATAGAAATTACCGGTTCAGGGATATGAATGGATTCCAAAGCCAATTCTAATTTAGCGTCAGTGACAAAAGTATCTCCACTAGCGCAGTCAACTCCGAAAAGTGCACAAATATCCCCCGCATACACTTCGTTAACATCTTCCATTTCGTTTGAGTGCATTCGTACCAACCGAGCCacacgaattttttttctagtacGCGTGTTATATAAGTTATCGCCTTTTTTTAACATACCTATTGAAACATATGATTGTAAGTGGAAATCACGTACTTTAAAAACTAATAATGCATAAGTAATTTACCCTGATACACGCGTACGTACGTCAACTGACCAAAGCGCCCAGCTTCTAACTTGAAGGCCAGCCCAGCAAACGGACTAGCTGGCGTTCGAGCGGGATTTAATACGATTTTCTTACGTTCGCCACCTTCCTTTTCGATGTGGGCGTAGTTGACAACTTCTCCTGAAGAGtttatgttaattttttataccAGTTATTATTAAATGGTGAGGTAAACTAATAAAAAGACGAAAATCCTACCTGGATTGGGTAAATAGTTGATAATAGCGTCTAACAAAGGTTGAACACCCTTATTTTTTAGAGCGGTACCCAACAATACTGGGGTAAATTGTCTCTTGATGCACGAGCGACGAATAGCAGCCATTAAATCCAGTTCAGTAGGAACTTTCTCCTCTAGAAAACGTAcgcaatattttttaaattacgaTCGTTGCAAATACTTGGAAGAAACTTTATACCGAGAAATAGTTCGCCAAGAACATCGTCAACGTTTGAA encodes:
- the LOC116923149 gene encoding elongation factor G, mitochondrial isoform X1; its protein translation is MFSSVTATCLLRSTKCAMRYAHSSVSYRKTVLRCYASGVKFSEHKELEKIRNIGISAHIDSGKTTLTERVLFYTGRIEEMHEVKGKDSVGAVMDSMELERQRGITIQSAATYTVWKDHNINIIDTPGHVDFTVEVERALRVLDGAVLVLCAVGGVQSQTLTVNRQMKRYNVPCLAFINKLDRTGSNPYRVLNQLRTKLNHNASFLQLPIGLESDCKGVIDLVHQHAIYFEGNLGTTIRYEEIPKEMRTECEDRRQELIEHVSNVDDVLGELFLEEKVPTELDLMAAIRRSCIKRQFTPVLLGTALKNKGVQPLLDAIINYLPNPGEVVNYAHIEKEGGERKKIVLNPARTPASPFAGLAFKLEAGRFGQLTYVRVYQGMLKKGDNLYNTRTRKKIRVARLVRMHSNEMEDVNEVYAGDICALFGVDCASGDTFVTDAKLELALESIHIPEPVISMAIRPAHTKDMDNFSKAVGRFTKEDPTYHVAYDTDNKETVASGMGELHLEIYAQRMEREYNCPVVMGKPKVSFRETLLAPCEFDFLHKKQSGGSGQFGRVIGVMEPLPASENTKVEFVDETVGTNVPKPFIPAIEKGFRMMTDKGLLSGHKIAGVRFIIRDGAHHIVDSNEISFILAAQGAVREVYENGFWHILEPIMSVEITAPEEFQGTVIGQLNKRHGIITGTEGNDGWFTVYAEVPLNDMFGYSTEIRSSTQGKGEFSMEYSRYSPALPDIQNQIINKYRESTGVVSDSKKKKKN
- the LOC116923153 gene encoding speckle-type POZ protein B, which encodes MSVEENLADIFSITRAVHYHVIHTWRIESYEQYFSSAKCHLTSIHSSVFGHEDDPGTKWTLQLFPKGDKEASTNGNPGSETLSFFINLDKSSDVLELPAKYSVAIIGDDRCAQKVTGDNTFKRGSGWGRSKFMKMEDLLKDKDIFLVNDAMTIRCTVQYTKHVTCQERRKKRRNSSSSASTEPSKILNTDNLPPDSPESSQQVAQSISWHDVTFVISGSYVRAHKWIVAAGSPLLAQLVGGCESVIKVEGVDPDSFTQMIRFIYTGDCDIANGGYKLMSVANKYKLQSLFIKCEEHFVSILDKSSCFMMYSLADMYCSPRLKNEALKVIESLEFIGDSNKFSMRGTVALV
- the LOC116923149 gene encoding elongation factor G, mitochondrial isoform X2; amino-acid sequence: MFSSVTATCLLRSTKCAMRYAHSSTVLRCYASGVKFSEHKELEKIRNIGISAHIDSGKTTLTERVLFYTGRIEEMHEVKGKDSVGAVMDSMELERQRGITIQSAATYTVWKDHNINIIDTPGHVDFTVEVERALRVLDGAVLVLCAVGGVQSQTLTVNRQMKRYNVPCLAFINKLDRTGSNPYRVLNQLRTKLNHNASFLQLPIGLESDCKGVIDLVHQHAIYFEGNLGTTIRYEEIPKEMRTECEDRRQELIEHVSNVDDVLGELFLEEKVPTELDLMAAIRRSCIKRQFTPVLLGTALKNKGVQPLLDAIINYLPNPGEVVNYAHIEKEGGERKKIVLNPARTPASPFAGLAFKLEAGRFGQLTYVRVYQGMLKKGDNLYNTRTRKKIRVARLVRMHSNEMEDVNEVYAGDICALFGVDCASGDTFVTDAKLELALESIHIPEPVISMAIRPAHTKDMDNFSKAVGRFTKEDPTYHVAYDTDNKETVASGMGELHLEIYAQRMEREYNCPVVMGKPKVSFRETLLAPCEFDFLHKKQSGGSGQFGRVIGVMEPLPASENTKVEFVDETVGTNVPKPFIPAIEKGFRMMTDKGLLSGHKIAGVRFIIRDGAHHIVDSNEISFILAAQGAVREVYENGFWHILEPIMSVEITAPEEFQGTVIGQLNKRHGIITGTEGNDGWFTVYAEVPLNDMFGYSTEIRSSTQGKGEFSMEYSRYSPALPDIQNQIINKYRESTGVVSDSKKKKKN